A single window of Caldicellulosiruptor bescii DSM 6725 DNA harbors:
- a CDS encoding NAD(P)/FAD-dependent oxidoreductase translates to MKYVIIGNSVAACGCIEAIRKVDTQNPIVVISDEKYRVYSRPLISYYLGGKVDESKMYIRDEDYYEKNKVEAKLGKKAVAVDFKSREVILDDGEKVKYDKLLIATGGKPFIPPTKGFELKNVFTFIKFDDVKAIDEAIKNGAKKAVVVGAGLSGLKAAEALIKRNLDVTVVELANRILGSILDLEASRIVQDELEKHGIVFKLETSVDEILGDGKVEKVKLKNGEVLDCDIVVFAIGVVPNIDFLKGTELKINRGIVVNNKMETNIQDVYAAGDCAEGYDFVFEQQRVIPIWPNAYNQGETAGYNMAGAQKTFDRGFPMNSIGFFDVHMITAGIVVPNSDDIEVLVKHDKEKNTYRKIYLKNGRVVGFMFINSIDRAGMITNMIKEGFNVESIKHRLLDEDFGYLDLPKEIRQEKILGGAKA, encoded by the coding sequence ATGAAGTATGTTATAATAGGCAACTCTGTTGCTGCGTGCGGATGTATTGAAGCGATAAGAAAGGTTGACACGCAAAACCCTATTGTTGTTATATCAGATGAAAAATACAGGGTATATTCAAGACCACTCATCTCTTACTACCTTGGCGGGAAAGTTGACGAAAGCAAAATGTATATCAGAGATGAGGACTACTATGAGAAAAACAAGGTAGAGGCGAAACTTGGCAAAAAAGCGGTAGCAGTTGATTTCAAAAGCAGAGAAGTTATACTTGACGATGGTGAAAAGGTAAAATACGACAAGCTCCTTATTGCAACAGGTGGAAAGCCTTTCATCCCGCCAACAAAAGGGTTTGAACTCAAAAATGTGTTTACATTCATAAAGTTTGACGATGTAAAGGCGATAGATGAGGCTATCAAAAATGGTGCAAAAAAAGCAGTAGTAGTTGGTGCGGGACTGAGCGGGCTCAAAGCCGCAGAAGCGCTCATCAAAAGGAATTTAGATGTAACTGTTGTTGAACTTGCAAACAGGATTTTGGGTTCTATACTGGATTTGGAAGCGTCAAGGATAGTCCAGGACGAGCTTGAAAAGCATGGTATAGTTTTCAAACTCGAAACATCTGTTGATGAGATATTAGGCGATGGCAAGGTTGAAAAAGTAAAGCTCAAAAATGGTGAGGTTTTAGATTGTGATATAGTTGTGTTTGCAATAGGTGTTGTGCCAAATATTGACTTTTTGAAGGGAACAGAGCTTAAGATCAACCGCGGAATTGTTGTAAACAACAAAATGGAAACAAATATACAAGATGTTTATGCAGCAGGGGATTGTGCAGAAGGATACGACTTTGTGTTTGAGCAGCAAAGGGTAATTCCAATCTGGCCAAATGCTTATAATCAAGGTGAGACAGCAGGGTATAACATGGCAGGGGCCCAAAAGACATTTGATAGAGGATTTCCAATGAACTCAATAGGATTTTTTGATGTTCACATGATAACAGCAGGGATTGTTGTGCCAAACTCTGATGATATAGAAGTTTTGGTAAAACATGATAAGGAAAAGAATACTTACAGAAAGATATATCTCAAAAATGGTAGAGTTGTTGGCTTTATGTTTATAAACTCAATTGACAGAGCAGGTATGATAACTAATATGATAAAAGAAGGCTTTAACGTTGAGAGTATAAAACACAGGCTTCTTGACGAGGACTTTGGATATTTAGATTTGCCAAAGGAAATAAGGCAAGAGAAGATTTTAGGGGGTGCAAAAGCTTAA
- a CDS encoding 4Fe-4S dicluster domain-containing protein, whose protein sequence is MAKKIFPKEDVCVGCHLCEVYCVYAHSKYKKPNIKAHELVKLYIKHKDSKPTPRILIEEKSGTWTTFALQCRHCDDAPCTKACITGAMKRLEDGRIICDEEKCVGCWSCIMACPHGAVRRGENKKAASKCDLCLELGEPACVKNCPNEALEIKEV, encoded by the coding sequence TTGGCAAAAAAGATTTTCCCGAAAGAAGATGTGTGTGTAGGGTGCCACCTGTGCGAGGTTTACTGTGTGTATGCTCACTCTAAATACAAAAAACCAAATATAAAGGCTCATGAACTTGTAAAGCTTTATATAAAACATAAGGATTCAAAACCAACACCGAGAATTCTGATTGAAGAAAAAAGCGGAACATGGACCACATTTGCCCTGCAGTGCAGGCACTGCGATGACGCTCCATGTACAAAGGCATGTATCACAGGTGCAATGAAGAGGCTTGAAGATGGTAGGATAATCTGTGATGAGGAAAAGTGTGTTGGGTGCTGGTCGTGTATAATGGCATGCCCGCATGGGGCAGTAAGGCGTGGGGAGAACAAAAAAGCAGCGTCTAAATGTGATTTGTGTTTAGAGCTGGGCGAGCCTGCGTGCGTTAAAAACTGTCCAAACGAGGCCCTTGAAATCAAAGAGGTCTAA
- a CDS encoding glutamate synthase-related protein encodes MISLYENEFEVVRDETKCIRCKVCVRQCANEVHEYDEEEDRVVADSSKCVACHRCVVMCPTKALTIKKTENAFKENANWTPAYINEIYKQAETGGILLTGMGNDKPIPIYWDRLLINASQVTNPSIDPLREPMELKTFIGRKPDKLEFDENGNLKTKLPPQLELEVPIMFSAMSFGSISLNACESLAAAAVEVGTYWNTGEGGLHQKLYKYKERAIVQCASGRFGVDVDYLNAGAAIEIKIGQGAKPGIGGHLPGEKVGEEVSRTRMIPIGSDAISPAPHHDIYSIEDLRQLIFALKEATNYTKPVGVKIAAVHNVAAIASGIARAGADFITIDGVRGGTGAAPLRIRDNVGIPIELALAAVDSRLREEGIRNQVSIIVAGSIRNSADVVKAIALGADAVYIGTAALISLGCHVCQKCHTGKCNWGIATQDPVLVKRLNPEIGARRAANLLKAWSHEIKEMLGLMGINALESLRGNRLMLRAVGLTEKEMEILGVKHAGEGV; translated from the coding sequence ATGATTTCGCTATATGAAAATGAGTTTGAGGTTGTAAGGGACGAAACAAAGTGCATTCGCTGTAAAGTGTGTGTAAGACAGTGTGCAAACGAAGTTCATGAATATGATGAAGAGGAAGACAGAGTAGTGGCAGACTCATCAAAGTGTGTTGCATGCCACAGATGTGTTGTTATGTGTCCAACAAAGGCGCTTACTATAAAAAAGACAGAAAATGCATTCAAAGAAAATGCTAACTGGACTCCAGCTTATATAAATGAAATATACAAACAGGCAGAGACAGGCGGAATACTTTTAACTGGCATGGGAAATGATAAACCAATACCAATTTACTGGGATAGGCTTTTAATAAACGCAAGCCAGGTTACAAATCCGTCAATTGACCCCTTAAGAGAGCCAATGGAGCTGAAAACCTTTATTGGCAGAAAACCTGACAAGCTTGAGTTTGACGAGAACGGAAATCTAAAAACAAAGCTTCCGCCCCAGCTTGAATTAGAGGTACCTATTATGTTTTCTGCAATGTCGTTTGGTTCTATTTCACTAAACGCTTGCGAGTCTTTGGCAGCAGCAGCTGTTGAAGTAGGAACATATTGGAACACAGGCGAAGGTGGGCTTCATCAGAAACTCTATAAATACAAAGAAAGAGCAATTGTTCAGTGCGCATCAGGAAGATTTGGTGTTGACGTTGACTATTTGAACGCAGGTGCGGCAATTGAGATAAAGATTGGTCAGGGTGCAAAGCCGGGAATTGGCGGGCATTTGCCTGGTGAAAAGGTTGGTGAAGAGGTATCAAGAACAAGAATGATTCCAATTGGCTCTGATGCTATTTCACCAGCTCCGCACCATGATATTTACTCAATTGAGGATTTGCGCCAGCTAATCTTTGCTTTAAAAGAGGCTACAAACTATACAAAACCTGTTGGTGTTAAAATTGCAGCTGTTCACAACGTTGCGGCAATTGCCTCTGGTATTGCAAGAGCAGGTGCTGACTTTATCACAATCGATGGTGTGAGAGGTGGCACAGGCGCAGCACCGCTCAGAATTAGAGACAATGTTGGTATTCCAATAGAACTTGCCTTAGCAGCTGTTGATTCAAGGCTCAGAGAAGAAGGAATTAGAAACCAGGTGTCCATAATTGTTGCAGGTTCAATTAGAAACAGCGCAGATGTTGTGAAGGCTATAGCACTTGGTGCTGATGCGGTCTACATTGGAACAGCAGCGCTAATTTCATTGGGATGCCATGTTTGCCAGAAGTGCCACACAGGTAAATGCAACTGGGGAATAGCAACACAGGACCCTGTTTTGGTAAAAAGACTCAATCCTGAGATTGGAGCAAGAAGAGCAGCAAACCTTTTGAAGGCTTGGAGCCATGAGATAAAAGAGATGCTGGGCTTGATGGGAATAAATGCTCTGGAGAGTTTGAGAGGAAACAGGCTGATGCTCAGAGCAGTTGGACTTACAGAGAAAGAGATGGAAATCTTAGGTGTCAAGCATGCAGGAGAGGGGGTATAA
- a CDS encoding class II glutamine amidotransferase: protein MLREGQVRIPSGCAISGFINKKGVRISGTDIINSIAIMKERGNGLGGGFAAYGIYPDRKDWYAFHLFFDDIKAKEDTEHFLNQNFEVLESEVIPTRKVSSIQNSPIVWRYFVKPLEKRLRDTEKTEEDFVVDSVMFINSRIDGAYVFSSGKNMGAFKGVGYPEDIGEFFRIDEYKAYIWTAHSRFPTNTPGWWGGAHPFTLLDWSIVHNGEISSYGTNYRYLEMFGYKCTLRTDTEVMAYLFDLLLRKHKLSVEIAAKALAAPFWSVIDRQDEQEREKLRAIRAVYASCLVNGPFSIILGFSNGILALNDRIKLRPLVAAQKGDFVYVASEEAAIREICKDPEKVWMPKGGEPVYVTLDEGVIV from the coding sequence TTGTTAAGGGAAGGGCAAGTTAGAATTCCGTCTGGTTGTGCTATTTCGGGGTTTATTAATAAAAAGGGTGTTAGAATTTCTGGTACAGACATCATCAATTCCATTGCTATCATGAAAGAAAGAGGAAATGGACTTGGTGGTGGATTTGCAGCGTATGGAATCTATCCTGACAGAAAAGATTGGTATGCTTTTCACCTATTTTTTGATGATATAAAGGCAAAAGAGGATACAGAGCACTTTTTAAACCAGAACTTTGAGGTATTGGAAAGCGAAGTAATTCCAACAAGAAAGGTTTCAAGCATTCAAAACAGTCCAATTGTCTGGAGATATTTTGTAAAGCCACTTGAGAAAAGATTGAGAGATACAGAAAAAACAGAAGAAGATTTTGTTGTTGACAGTGTAATGTTTATAAACAGTAGAATTGACGGTGCATATGTATTTTCAAGTGGCAAGAACATGGGTGCATTCAAAGGTGTTGGATATCCAGAGGACATAGGCGAGTTTTTCAGGATTGACGAGTACAAGGCATATATCTGGACAGCGCATTCAAGATTCCCAACAAACACGCCAGGCTGGTGGGGCGGAGCTCACCCGTTTACCCTGCTTGACTGGTCAATTGTCCACAATGGCGAGATTTCATCATATGGCACAAATTATAGATACTTAGAGATGTTCGGTTACAAGTGTACACTTAGGACTGACACTGAGGTTATGGCATACCTTTTTGACCTTCTTTTGAGAAAGCACAAGCTTTCTGTTGAGATTGCAGCAAAAGCCTTGGCAGCTCCGTTTTGGAGTGTGATTGACAGGCAGGACGAACAAGAAAGAGAAAAGCTCAGAGCAATAAGAGCAGTGTATGCATCTTGCTTAGTAAATGGTCCGTTTTCGATAATCTTGGGATTTTCAAATGGGATATTAGCTCTTAACGATAGAATAAAACTGCGACCGCTTGTTGCTGCGCAAAAAGGTGATTTTGTATATGTTGCATCAGAAGAGGCAGCAATAAGAGAAATCTGCAAAGACCCGGAAAAGGTTTGGATGCCCAAAGGTGGAGAGCCTGTATATGTTACTTTGGACGAAGGGGTGATAGTATGA
- a CDS encoding cupin domain-containing protein — protein sequence MPKRNIKEQPTLFGDPGFSSWGIVYYKKGQKNIVEKHMHDCDEYYFVLEGKVKVISEDKEYILEKGDMLWTKMGDFHEIVEALEDTTMFWLEGPLMGKKRKGHQYEP from the coding sequence ATGCCAAAACGAAATATAAAAGAGCAACCTACATTGTTTGGCGACCCGGGATTTTCTTCATGGGGAATTGTCTATTATAAAAAAGGCCAGAAAAATATTGTTGAAAAGCATATGCATGACTGTGATGAGTATTATTTTGTACTTGAAGGAAAAGTGAAAGTGATTTCAGAAGATAAGGAATACATACTCGAAAAAGGTGACATGCTCTGGACCAAGATGGGTGACTTTCACGAAATTGTAGAAGCTTTAGAGGACACAACAATGTTTTGGTTAGAAGGCCCCTTGATGGGTAAAAAGCGAAAAGGGCATCAGTATGAACCATGA
- a CDS encoding calcium-translocating P-type ATPase, SERCA-type, whose translation MNLNFTEFYSKDIETTLENLKTSLNGLSYQEAEERLKVYGKNVIEEGKKKSIFALFMEQFKNVMVLVLFAAAIISILLGEAADAAIILAVLLINAVFGVVQELKAEKAIDALKKLNMPYAKVYRDGHLMQIKTDEIVVGDIIEIEAGDIVPADLRLIESFNLKIDESALTGESVPVEKNANDLLAESTPLAERTNMAFMGTIVTYGRAKGVVVSTGMKTEIGKIANFVNLQSAIDTKTPLHEKLEEIGKYLTVGILAIAFIVFVTGLLYKRDVFEMFLTAVSLAVAAIPEGLPAVVTIVLAIGVQRMAKRNAIIRRLSSIETLGRVEVICSDKTGTLTQNKMNVVKVYCNDNLSENLEHEDIVAKTLLRIMALCNDVKLDLVDKQPQFIGDPTEIALVKFAYEKGLNKNAIEKVFKRVYEIPFDSVRKMMTTVHEVKNDEKLLVFSKGAVDVIINKCKFIMVNDEILPLDQNMYQKIIQANKEMTSNALRVLAFAYKEIDKNELENKNTIEENLIFIGLVGMIDPPRKEAYEAVEICYQAGIIPVMITGDHKDTALAIAKELKIIDTSKDELSQVLIGTEIEKLDDQQLKEKVKEVRVYARVSPEHKLRIVDAWKSHGKIVAMTGDGVNDAPALKAADIGIGMGITGTDVTKNVSDVILADDNFATIVAAVEEGRKIYDNIRKTIQFLLSSNIGEVVTLFLATLLNWVVLYPIHILWVNLVTDTFPALALGMEKAESDVMKRKPKKTSENIFAGGLGFSILYQGFLKGLITLLVFFIGNKLYDHKTAITMTFMTLSLIQLTHAYNVRSNINSLFKMGVFSNKYLNLAFVASFLLQVVVLIVPPLRELFKLSYLNFSQWTIIILASISIIPIVEVVKYFTRHFHKE comes from the coding sequence TTGAATTTAAACTTTACTGAATTTTACTCAAAGGATATTGAGACCACTTTGGAGAATCTTAAAACCAGTTTAAACGGACTTTCCTATCAAGAGGCAGAAGAAAGACTTAAAGTATATGGAAAAAACGTAATTGAAGAGGGAAAAAAGAAATCCATATTTGCTCTTTTCATGGAACAATTCAAGAATGTAATGGTACTTGTACTTTTTGCTGCAGCTATAATCTCAATTCTTCTTGGCGAAGCAGCAGACGCCGCAATCATCTTGGCAGTTTTGCTCATCAACGCAGTCTTTGGAGTTGTCCAGGAACTAAAGGCTGAAAAAGCCATTGATGCTCTCAAAAAACTTAATATGCCATATGCAAAAGTTTACAGAGATGGCCACCTGATGCAAATTAAAACAGATGAAATAGTAGTTGGCGATATAATTGAGATTGAAGCGGGAGATATTGTTCCAGCAGACTTGAGGCTTATTGAAAGTTTCAATCTTAAAATTGATGAGTCAGCTTTAACTGGAGAATCTGTCCCTGTTGAAAAAAACGCAAACGACCTTCTTGCTGAGTCAACACCTCTTGCAGAAAGAACAAATATGGCTTTTATGGGAACAATTGTAACATATGGTCGAGCAAAAGGTGTGGTTGTTTCAACAGGTATGAAAACAGAAATAGGCAAAATTGCAAACTTTGTCAATTTGCAATCTGCAATTGATACTAAAACTCCTCTCCATGAAAAGTTAGAAGAAATCGGGAAATATCTTACAGTTGGAATTCTGGCAATTGCATTTATTGTTTTTGTGACAGGATTGCTTTATAAGCGAGATGTATTTGAAATGTTTTTGACAGCTGTGTCACTGGCTGTTGCTGCAATCCCTGAGGGACTTCCTGCTGTTGTCACAATTGTTCTGGCAATTGGTGTTCAAAGAATGGCAAAACGAAATGCTATAATAAGAAGACTGTCTTCAATTGAAACCTTAGGTAGAGTAGAAGTTATTTGTTCTGACAAAACGGGGACACTTACTCAAAACAAGATGAATGTGGTGAAAGTATATTGTAATGATAACTTGAGCGAAAATCTTGAACATGAAGATATTGTAGCTAAAACCCTTCTTAGAATAATGGCACTTTGTAATGATGTCAAACTTGATCTGGTTGACAAACAGCCTCAGTTTATAGGTGACCCTACCGAAATTGCCTTGGTAAAATTTGCTTATGAAAAGGGATTGAACAAGAACGCCATTGAAAAGGTTTTTAAAAGAGTGTACGAAATACCTTTTGATTCTGTCAGAAAAATGATGACAACTGTGCATGAGGTCAAAAATGATGAAAAGCTTTTGGTATTTTCCAAAGGTGCTGTAGATGTGATAATTAATAAGTGTAAGTTTATAATGGTAAATGATGAAATACTCCCCCTTGACCAAAATATGTACCAAAAAATTATCCAAGCAAACAAGGAGATGACATCAAATGCCCTACGGGTATTAGCCTTTGCTTACAAAGAAATTGATAAAAATGAATTAGAAAATAAAAATACCATTGAAGAAAATCTCATCTTTATAGGACTTGTTGGAATGATTGACCCGCCAAGAAAAGAAGCTTATGAAGCAGTTGAGATCTGCTACCAAGCAGGAATAATACCTGTTATGATAACAGGAGACCATAAAGATACAGCTTTAGCCATTGCAAAAGAATTAAAAATAATTGATACAAGCAAAGACGAACTTTCGCAAGTTTTGATAGGTACTGAAATTGAGAAATTAGATGACCAGCAGCTAAAAGAAAAAGTAAAAGAAGTGAGAGTATATGCAAGAGTCTCTCCTGAGCACAAATTAAGAATTGTTGACGCATGGAAAAGTCATGGCAAAATAGTTGCTATGACAGGTGATGGGGTTAATGACGCACCTGCCCTGAAGGCTGCCGACATTGGAATTGGTATGGGAATAACTGGTACTGATGTTACCAAAAATGTATCTGATGTTATTTTGGCAGATGATAACTTCGCCACAATTGTTGCAGCTGTTGAAGAAGGAAGAAAGATTTATGATAATATACGAAAAACCATACAATTTTTGCTTTCTTCAAATATTGGAGAGGTTGTAACACTTTTTTTGGCAACACTTTTAAACTGGGTAGTATTGTATCCAATTCATATTCTGTGGGTAAATCTTGTGACTGACACTTTCCCTGCTTTAGCACTTGGTATGGAAAAAGCAGAAAGTGATGTAATGAAGAGAAAACCAAAGAAAACTTCAGAAAATATATTTGCAGGTGGACTTGGCTTTTCAATTCTGTATCAAGGTTTTCTAAAAGGCTTGATAACATTATTGGTATTCTTTATTGGAAACAAATTATATGACCACAAAACTGCCATCACTATGACTTTCATGACGCTCAGCCTCATACAACTTACACATGCATACAATGTGCGTTCAAACATCAATTCGCTATTCAAAATGGGTGTGTTCTCAAATAAATATTTAAATCTTGCTTTTGTAGCTTCGTTTTTGCTTCAGGTTGTAGTTTTAATAGTTCCTCCATTAAGGGAGTTATTTAAATTGTCATACCTTAATTTTTCACAGTGGACAATTATAATTTTGGCATCAATTTCTATTATCCCTATTGTGGAAGTTGTAAAGTATTTCACACGACACTTTCACAAAGAGTAA
- a CDS encoding sodium:calcium antiporter: MVAGYVLKLIISLFVILLGCTFFTNAVEWFGKKLNLAEGAVGSILAAVGTALPETIIPIIAILFSKGESSHQVGIGAIAGAPFMLGTLAFFITGLAVIVYTLLKKRTLKMNVDRSVFERDLTYFMIVYGIAVATTFIQNHKLIRTIIAIILFVAYLIYVKKTLADESENEETQELEKLYFTKLLKLPNNLLWISAQLILSLAIIIFGAHLFVEYVQKVATLIGISALVLSIIITPIATELPEKLNSVIWIGKKKDTLAIGNITGAMVFQSSVPVVFGIIFTPWNLKGITMVSAILAFSSAVLNLLWVKIRKNVNPFALLFGGVLYLIFIAYVFWI; this comes from the coding sequence ATGGTAGCAGGATATGTCTTAAAACTGATTATTTCTCTATTTGTGATACTTTTGGGGTGTACCTTTTTTACAAATGCTGTTGAATGGTTCGGGAAAAAGCTAAACCTTGCCGAGGGAGCAGTTGGTAGCATTTTAGCTGCGGTTGGCACAGCTTTGCCAGAAACCATTATACCCATTATTGCCATTCTTTTTTCAAAGGGTGAAAGTTCTCACCAAGTTGGAATTGGCGCGATTGCAGGTGCACCTTTTATGCTGGGAACACTTGCTTTTTTCATAACAGGGCTGGCAGTTATAGTTTACACATTGCTCAAAAAAAGAACACTAAAAATGAATGTTGACCGTAGTGTATTTGAAAGAGACCTTACCTATTTTATGATTGTCTATGGAATTGCTGTTGCCACAACTTTCATACAAAACCATAAGTTAATTAGAACAATAATTGCTATCATTTTATTTGTTGCTTATCTTATCTATGTAAAAAAGACTCTCGCGGATGAGTCTGAAAATGAAGAAACTCAAGAGTTAGAAAAGCTGTATTTTACTAAGCTTTTAAAACTTCCAAACAACCTTCTTTGGATAAGCGCCCAGCTTATTCTGTCACTTGCTATAATAATCTTTGGTGCACACCTTTTTGTTGAATATGTCCAGAAAGTTGCCACTTTGATTGGAATCTCAGCACTTGTTCTGTCAATTATCATAACACCAATTGCAACAGAACTTCCTGAAAAGTTGAACTCTGTAATATGGATTGGCAAGAAAAAAGACACCCTTGCAATTGGAAACATAACAGGTGCTATGGTGTTCCAGTCATCTGTTCCTGTTGTTTTTGGTATAATCTTCACACCCTGGAACTTGAAAGGAATTACAATGGTATCTGCGATTTTGGCTTTTTCGTCTGCTGTTTTAAATCTTTTGTGGGTTAAAATTAGAAAGAATGTCAATCCATTTGCGCTTTTGTTTGGTGGAGTGCTGTATCTTATATTTATAGCTTATGTTTTCTGGATATAA
- a CDS encoding coiled-coil domain-containing protein produces MSDREILELILEKVTVVDQKVDRLEKRLENLEKRVENLEKRVESLEKKVESLEKRVESLEKRVESLEKRMDALEARVERLEIQVSENTQILKALEHLAQVNKAEHDNFTHQLARIEGLLTSEINKNNQEHQVIISKVEENSEKITRLEKDMVVIESVCGKNMQDIAFLKGIKN; encoded by the coding sequence ATGAGTGATAGGGAAATACTGGAATTGATACTGGAAAAGGTCACTGTGGTTGACCAAAAGGTTGACAGGCTTGAAAAAAGGCTTGAAAATCTTGAAAAGAGAGTTGAAAACCTCGAAAAGAGAGTTGAAAGTCTTGAAAAGAAAGTTGAAAGTCTTGAAAAAAGAGTTGAGAGTCTCGAAAAAAGGGTTGAAAGCCTCGAAAAAAGAATGGATGCACTTGAGGCAAGAGTTGAAAGGTTAGAAATTCAAGTTTCCGAAAATACTCAAATTCTCAAAGCTTTAGAACATCTGGCACAGGTAAACAAGGCAGAGCATGATAACTTTACTCATCAACTTGCAAGAATTGAAGGACTTTTGACATCAGAGATAAATAAAAATAACCAAGAGCATCAAGTCATAATTTCTAAAGTTGAAGAGAATTCTGAGAAGATAACAAGGCTTGAAAAAGACATGGTTGTAATTGAATCTGTTTGCGGAAAGAATATGCAAGATATAGCCTTTTTGAAAGGTATAAAGAATTAA
- a CDS encoding ABC transporter ATP-binding protein: MIKVEHLTKKYGQHYAIHDISFEVQKGEIVGFLGPNGAGKSTTMNIITGYLSPTEGTAYVEGFDILEEPEEVKKRIGYLPENPPLYMDMTVQEYLDFVSDIKKVDKKEKKRSMDKIMETVGIAHVRNRLIKNLSKGYKQRVGLAQALIGNPPVLILDEPTIGLDPKQIIEIRSVIKNLRSEHTIILSSHILPEVSAVCERVLIINKGKIVASDTPENLSKRLTHGSKLQLRVLGQRQKVYGILEKVPGVKYIEFIGPKEPNTVEVIVESENDIDIRADIFYALSEAKLPILMMRAVDLTLEEIFLQLTTEEKEAEAV; this comes from the coding sequence TTGATAAAGGTCGAACACTTAACAAAGAAGTATGGCCAGCACTATGCAATTCATGACATTTCATTTGAAGTGCAAAAAGGGGAAATTGTTGGTTTTCTGGGTCCAAACGGTGCTGGAAAATCTACCACAATGAATATAATCACAGGATACCTATCACCTACAGAAGGTACTGCATATGTCGAGGGATTCGACATCTTAGAAGAGCCCGAAGAAGTGAAAAAAAGAATAGGATACCTTCCTGAAAACCCCCCACTTTATATGGACATGACAGTGCAAGAATATCTTGACTTTGTGAGTGACATTAAAAAGGTGGACAAAAAAGAAAAGAAAAGAAGTATGGATAAGATAATGGAAACTGTTGGAATTGCCCACGTGAGAAACAGGCTCATAAAAAATCTTTCAAAAGGTTACAAGCAAAGAGTTGGACTTGCCCAGGCTTTAATTGGCAACCCTCCTGTTCTGATTTTGGACGAGCCAACAATCGGGCTTGACCCAAAGCAGATAATTGAAATAAGGTCTGTTATAAAGAATCTTCGAAGTGAACATACAATAATCTTGAGCTCACATATCCTGCCAGAGGTAAGCGCAGTGTGTGAAAGAGTTTTGATAATTAACAAAGGAAAGATAGTTGCAAGCGACACACCTGAGAATCTATCTAAAAGACTTACTCACGGAAGCAAACTACAATTGAGAGTATTAGGTCAAAGACAAAAGGTTTATGGAATACTTGAAAAGGTGCCAGGAGTAAAATACATAGAATTCATTGGTCCAAAAGAACCAAACACTGTTGAGGTTATTGTTGAATCAGAAAATGATATAGATATAAGGGCAGATATCTTTTATGCTCTGAGCGAGGCAAAACTTCCTATTTTGATGATGAGGGCTGTTGACCTAACGCTTGAAGAGATATTCCTGCAGCTCACAACTGAGGAAAAGGAGGCTGAGGCTGTATGA
- a CDS encoding ABC transporter permease — protein sequence MSAVLKKELKIYFSTPTGYIFMGFFLLISGFFFAVSNLFSASPNYTSVLGNITFIFLVVVPVLTMRLLSEEARTKTDQLLLTSPLKLTEIVLGKYLAAVGVFVLTIAITILYPVILSFYGDVPFGETVGAYIGFFLLGCAFISVGLFISSLTENQFVAAVVTFAALLLTWVIDWLESALPTDRTAGFVFVLILVGLVAGWLYMTLRNIIISAISGIIGAGAFIAVYILKPDFYDNAIVRFFKWFSLLSRYQKFTNGLLDLSSIVYYLSFIFVFIFLTIRILEKRRWS from the coding sequence ATGAGCGCAGTTTTGAAAAAAGAGCTAAAGATATACTTTTCAACACCAACAGGTTATATATTTATGGGATTTTTCCTTTTGATTTCGGGATTTTTCTTTGCAGTGTCAAACCTATTTTCAGCAAGCCCAAACTATACCTCAGTCCTCGGTAATATAACATTCATATTCTTAGTAGTTGTACCAGTTTTGACAATGAGACTTTTGAGTGAAGAGGCAAGAACAAAAACAGACCAGCTGCTTTTAACATCTCCGCTAAAACTTACTGAGATTGTTCTTGGGAAATATTTGGCAGCAGTGGGCGTGTTTGTTTTGACTATTGCCATTACAATTCTTTATCCAGTAATACTTTCATTTTATGGTGATGTTCCGTTTGGTGAAACAGTTGGAGCATACATAGGATTTTTTCTGCTTGGCTGTGCATTTATTTCGGTTGGACTTTTTATATCATCCCTTACTGAAAATCAGTTTGTTGCTGCTGTGGTGACTTTTGCTGCACTGCTTTTGACGTGGGTAATAGACTGGCTTGAATCAGCTCTTCCAACCGACAGAACAGCAGGCTTTGTATTTGTCCTGATATTGGTCGGGCTTGTTGCCGGCTGGTTATATATGACACTGAGGAATATAATAATAAGTGCAATTTCGGGAATAATTGGTGCCGGTGCATTTATTGCTGTATATATATTAAAACCAGATTTTTACGATAACGCTATAGTCAGATTCTTTAAGTGGTTTTCACTCTTGAGTAGATACCAAAAATTTACCAATGGTCTTCTGGATTTATCTTCTATTGTTTATTATCTATCATTCATATTTGTGTTTATCTTCTTAACAATAAGAATTCTTGAAAAAAGAAGATGGAGCTAA